In Fusobacterium russii ATCC 25533, the following proteins share a genomic window:
- a CDS encoding sugar ABC transporter ATP-binding protein has product MEEILLKVENLSKSFGENTVLKDINFELKAGEILGLVGENGAGKSTLMKIIFGMDLIRETGGYNGKIFFEGKEVNFNSPFDALEAGIGMVHQEFSLIPGFMTSENIVLNRESTKKNLAEILFGKNLNKIDKEENLKRATKAISKLGVSMTGEEKITDMSVAYKQFTEIAREIEREKTKLLVLDEPTAVLTEEEAKILLKTMKTLAQKGIAIIFITHRLDEIMEVSDKVTVLRDGNLISTVATKTTNINQITEWMIGRKVNLSSEEKKEELNLKENIIEIKNLWVDMPGEIVKGLNLDIRKGEILGLGGMAGQGKIGIANGIMGLYRAGGEVRYKNERLELNSPKTPLEKGIFFVSEDRKGVGLLLDESIERNIAYPSMEIKKLFFKKQFGFLNVMDENKVSENAKKYVDKLEIKCMSEKQKVMELSGGNQQKVCMAKAFTMEPEVLFVSEPTRGIDIGAKELVLDTLKEYNRERGTTIIVTSSEIEELRSICDRIAIINEGKVEGILAPSADILEFGKLMVGLRGEGNE; this is encoded by the coding sequence ATGGAAGAGATATTATTGAAAGTTGAAAATCTTTCTAAATCTTTTGGGGAAAATACAGTTTTAAAAGATATAAACTTTGAATTAAAAGCAGGAGAAATATTAGGTCTTGTAGGAGAAAACGGAGCTGGAAAATCTACTCTTATGAAAATAATTTTTGGTATGGATTTGATAAGAGAAACAGGTGGCTATAATGGAAAAATTTTCTTTGAAGGAAAAGAAGTAAATTTTAATTCTCCCTTTGATGCACTTGAGGCCGGCATAGGTATGGTACATCAGGAGTTTTCGTTAATTCCAGGCTTTATGACAAGTGAAAATATAGTTCTTAACAGGGAATCAACAAAAAAGAATTTAGCTGAAATTTTATTTGGGAAAAATCTTAATAAAATAGATAAAGAAGAGAACTTAAAAAGAGCAACAAAGGCAATTTCTAAGTTAGGTGTTTCCATGACAGGTGAAGAAAAAATTACTGATATGTCAGTGGCTTATAAACAATTCACAGAGATTGCTAGGGAAATAGAAAGGGAGAAAACAAAGTTACTTGTTTTAGATGAGCCTACAGCGGTTTTAACAGAAGAGGAAGCTAAGATTTTATTAAAAACAATGAAAACTTTAGCTCAAAAAGGGATTGCTATAATCTTTATTACACATAGATTAGATGAAATAATGGAAGTTTCAGATAAAGTTACAGTATTAAGAGATGGAAATTTAATAAGTACTGTAGCTACCAAGACAACAAATATCAACCAAATAACTGAGTGGATGATAGGAAGAAAAGTAAATTTATCTTCAGAAGAAAAAAAAGAAGAATTAAATTTAAAAGAAAATATAATAGAAATTAAAAATTTGTGGGTTGATATGCCAGGTGAAATTGTAAAAGGTTTAAACTTAGATATAAGAAAGGGCGAAATCTTAGGTTTGGGTGGAATGGCAGGACAGGGTAAAATAGGAATAGCAAATGGTATAATGGGACTTTATCGAGCTGGAGGAGAGGTAAGATATAAAAATGAAAGACTTGAATTAAATTCTCCAAAGACTCCATTAGAAAAGGGAATATTTTTTGTGTCAGAAGATAGAAAAGGAGTAGGACTTCTTTTAGATGAAAGTATAGAAAGAAATATTGCTTATCCATCTATGGAGATAAAAAAATTATTTTTTAAAAAGCAATTTGGTTTTCTAAATGTTATGGATGAAAATAAAGTTTCAGAAAATGCTAAAAAATATGTGGATAAGTTAGAAATAAAATGTATGAGTGAAAAACAAAAAGTTATGGAATTAAGTGGAGGAAACCAACAAAAGGTCTGTATGGCAAAAGCATTTACAATGGAGCCAGAGGTTTTATTTGTTTCAGAACCTACTAGAGGTATAGATATAGGGGCTAAAGAGTTAGTTCTGGATACTTTGAAAGAATATAATAGAGAGAGAGGCACTACAATAATTGTTACTTCATCTGAAATTGAAGAGTTGAGAAGCATATGTGATAGAATTGCCATAATAAATGAAGGAAAAGTTGAGGGAATATTGGCACCTTCAGCTGATATACTTGAATTTGGGAAATTAATGGTAGGATTAAGGGGGGAAGGCAATGAATAA